CCCGGTCACGCTCATCAACCCCGAGAGCGCTTGGGCCACCACGTCATAGCTCGGCGCTTCCGCCATCGGGCTGATCTGACCAAAGCCCGAGATCGAGCAATAGACGAGGCCGGGATGCGCGGCGCGCAGAGTTTCGGCGTCGATGCCAAGGCGCTTGGCGACACCGGGGCGGAAATTCTCGACCACGAAATCGGCCTTCGCAGCGAGCTCTTGCGCGATGCGCCGCCCCTCGGGCTGGCGCATGTCGAGCGTCACGCTTTCCTTGCCGCGGTTGAGGAAGTGGAAATTCAGACTTTCCCCTTCGCGGAACGCGCCGACATAGCGCTGGTCATCGCCATGCAACGCCTCGACCTTGATAACGCGCGCGCCCTGATCGGCCAGCATCGCCGTGCAATAGGGCCCGGCCAGCATCCGCGAGAAATCAAGGACGGTGATGCCATGCAGCGGACCCTTTGTGGCGGTTTCGGGCGAGGATGAGGTCATGGGAGCTTCCTTCTGCGAGGCGGTTTTGTCGCGCGCATGCGGCATTTTGAGAGAGCCTAGCACTTTGCGGGCAAGCCTGCGCATATCCGATTTCATGGACCCGTGATGCAGGTTGCCGCACAGCGCCCGCACAGCACCCACACAGCGTGCTTTAGGGAATATTCCCGCAGATCCCACGCCGAAAAGAGAAAAAAGCCATTGCGCGACTCACGTCCCTGAATTGCAATCCTCTGTTCGCGTTATGTGATATATCCAGAGCCAGACAGGGCTATCATTGTCCTTGGACACGAAACCGTCATCTGGGGCTTTTCCGGGCCGGTTTTGGCAATGCGCATGGGGAAAACCATGCCAAACTCACCGCAGTTTTCTCCAGCACGGAGCTTTGACATGTCTTACCGCCGCACCTTCCTGAGCAAGACCCTCGCCGGGGTTGCAGCCCTTGCCCTGACCGCGCTGCCGGTTCTGGCCGAAGATGCCAAGCCGCTGCGTTCGGCCATCGACAGCACCTTCGCCCCCCATGCGATGCCCAAGATCGAGGGCGGGCTCGAAGGCTTCAACATCGACGTGGTGCAGGAAATCTCCAAGCGCATCGGCCAGCCGATCGAGGTCGAGGGCGCGCAATTCGCGGGCCTGATCCCGGCGCTGCAAGCGGGCACCTATGACTTCCTGACCGCCGTGGTCACGATCACCCCCGAACGCGCCGAGCAGCTTTTGTTCATGGAGGGCTTCGTTGACGCCGATTACGCTTTCGTCACGCTGAAAGATGCAGCCCCGATCACCTCGCTCGATGATCTCAAGGGCAAGAAGATCGCAGTGCAGAAGGGCTCGATCTACGAGAAATTCCTCAATGACAAAGCCGCCGAGATGGGCTGGGAAGTGACTTCGTTTGCGACCTCGACCGATGGCATTCAGGCGGTGATCGCGGGCCGCGCCGACGCCTCGATCTCGGCGAATACGGTGGTGGCTTGGGCGGTCAAGAACAACCCGCGCCTCACGAATGCCTATGTCTATGAGACCGGCATGGTCTGGTCGATGCCTTTCCGCCACGACAGCGTGGCGCTGCGCGACAAGATGGAAGGCGCGCTCGAATGCATGAAGCACGACGGCACGCTCACCAAGATCTATGAGCATTGGTTCGGGGTGCCGCCGAAAGCGGGTTCGTCCACCGTCACCATCTTCCCGGGCTATGGCGCCCCCGGCACGCCCGGCTATGACGCCACCCCGCACGAGCTGAAATGCTGAGCGGGGCCGATCCGGCGCGCCCGCTGATCGAGGCGCGCGGCATCCGCAAAAGCTACGGCGATCTTGAGATCCTCAAGGGCGTCGATCTGACCGTCCATCAGCGCGAGCTGGTCTTTCTGCTTGGCCCTTCGGGGTCAGGCAAATCGACCCTTTTGCGCTGCTGCAACCTCTTGGAACAGCCGACCGGCGGCAGTCTCAAGGTCGAGGGCGTCGATATGCTTTCGCCCGCG
This genomic stretch from Paracoccus aminophilus JCM 7686 harbors:
- a CDS encoding transporter substrate-binding domain-containing protein → MSYRRTFLSKTLAGVAALALTALPVLAEDAKPLRSAIDSTFAPHAMPKIEGGLEGFNIDVVQEISKRIGQPIEVEGAQFAGLIPALQAGTYDFLTAVVTITPERAEQLLFMEGFVDADYAFVTLKDAAPITSLDDLKGKKIAVQKGSIYEKFLNDKAAEMGWEVTSFATSTDGIQAVIAGRADASISANTVVAWAVKNNPRLTNAYVYETGMVWSMPFRHDSVALRDKMEGALECMKHDGTLTKIYEHWFGVPPKAGSSTVTIFPGYGAPGTPGYDATPHELKC